In Gimesia benthica, a single window of DNA contains:
- a CDS encoding ribose-phosphate diphosphokinase translates to MSQSPNPLSRGPRVQSFQPPQGDLTIMAGSGNPLLAKAIADELGIRLTPCEAHKFSEGNIFVRILENVRGRDAYIIQGVHSPVNDNFVELLFWIDALKRASAQQITAVIPFFSYAKGDKKDEPRVSIRARVCADAIEVAGADRVLTMDLHSPQIQGFFSVPVDHLYGRHVISDHIRKLKIEDLVVCSPDVGFAKEASDFAKLLGAPVVIGNKMRKDHSETVEMLEVIGEVAGKNVILVDDFTITGRTLISMAELLKNKGAKDIYAAVTHGVLSRGAAERIGQSPLKKMFMTNTIESQIDPLPDNIEIISVAHSFAAAIRSIHDRTSVSTLFPEKRLKK, encoded by the coding sequence ATGTCACAATCTCCCAACCCATTATCCAGAGGGCCCCGCGTCCAGTCTTTCCAACCTCCCCAAGGCGACCTGACCATCATGGCCGGTTCCGGCAACCCGCTGCTCGCAAAAGCAATCGCTGATGAGTTAGGCATTCGGCTGACACCCTGTGAAGCGCACAAGTTCAGCGAGGGTAATATTTTTGTCCGGATCCTCGAGAATGTCCGAGGCCGCGATGCCTACATCATCCAGGGTGTCCATTCCCCGGTTAATGACAACTTCGTTGAACTTCTGTTCTGGATTGATGCCCTCAAACGGGCCAGTGCCCAGCAGATCACAGCCGTCATCCCCTTCTTCAGTTATGCCAAGGGCGATAAGAAAGACGAACCCCGCGTATCCATCCGAGCGCGAGTCTGTGCAGACGCCATCGAAGTGGCGGGTGCCGACCGCGTCCTGACCATGGATCTGCACAGTCCCCAGATCCAGGGATTCTTCAGTGTCCCCGTCGATCATCTGTACGGACGACATGTCATCAGCGATCACATCCGCAAACTCAAAATTGAGGATCTGGTCGTCTGCAGTCCCGATGTTGGATTCGCCAAGGAAGCCTCTGATTTTGCGAAGCTGCTGGGAGCACCGGTGGTCATCGGTAACAAGATGCGTAAAGATCACTCCGAAACCGTCGAGATGCTGGAAGTCATCGGTGAGGTGGCAGGGAAAAACGTCATCCTGGTCGACGACTTTACGATCACCGGTCGCACCCTGATCAGCATGGCCGAACTGCTGAAAAACAAAGGTGCCAAAGACATCTATGCCGCAGTCACGCATGGGGTTTTATCCAGAGGAGCAGCCGAACGAATTGGCCAGAGTCCTTTGAAAAAGATGTTTATGACCAATACCATTGAATCACAGATCGATCCCCTGCCGGATAACATTGAAATCATTTCAGTTGCCCATTCCTTTGCTGCCGCGATCCGGTCCATTCATGACCGAACCAGTGTCAGCACTCTTTTTCCGGAAAAGCGACTGAAAAAGTAA